A DNA window from Bradyrhizobium sp. CCBAU 53421 contains the following coding sequences:
- the gatB gene encoding Asp-tRNA(Asn)/Glu-tRNA(Gln) amidotransferase subunit GatB produces the protein MTASAAPHKLIKSATGDWEVVIGMEIHAQVTSNSKLFSGASTEFGGEPNSHVSLVDAAMPGMLPVINEECVRQAVRTGLGLNAKINLRSVFDRKNYFYPDLPQGYQISQYKSPIVGEGEVSLELDGGRSATIGIERLHLEQDAGKLLHDQSPTMTYVDLNRSGVALMEIVSKPDIRDAEQAKAYVTKLRSILRYLGTCDGDMEKGSLRADVNVSVRRYGETAFGTRCEIKNMNSINFIGQAIEYEARRQIEIIEDGGSIDQETRLFDPNKGETRSMRSKEEAHDYRYFPDPDLLPLEFSQAFVDELKAQLPELPDEKKSRFITGFGLSPYDASVLVAERESAEFYETVLARLADKARDGKLAANWVINELFGRLNKESVAIAASPVSAEQLAAIVDLIGEGTISGKIAKDLFEIVWQEGGDPRALVETRGMKQVTDLGAIEKVVDDIIAANPDKVEQAKAKPQLVGWFVGQVMKSSGGKANPQAVNDLLKSKLGI, from the coding sequence ATGACCGCATCAGCCGCCCCGCATAAACTGATCAAGAGCGCCACCGGCGATTGGGAGGTCGTGATCGGCATGGAGATCCATGCCCAGGTCACCTCGAACTCAAAGCTGTTCTCGGGCGCATCGACCGAGTTCGGCGGCGAGCCCAACTCCCATGTGTCGCTGGTCGATGCCGCTATGCCGGGCATGCTGCCCGTGATCAACGAGGAGTGCGTCCGCCAGGCGGTGCGCACCGGTCTCGGGCTGAATGCCAAGATCAATCTGCGTTCGGTGTTCGACCGCAAGAACTACTTCTATCCCGACCTGCCGCAGGGCTACCAGATCAGCCAGTACAAGTCGCCGATCGTGGGCGAGGGCGAGGTGTCGCTCGAGCTCGACGGCGGCCGCAGCGCCACGATCGGGATCGAGCGGCTGCATCTGGAGCAGGACGCCGGCAAGCTGCTGCACGACCAGTCGCCGACGATGACCTATGTCGACCTCAACCGTTCCGGCGTCGCGCTGATGGAGATCGTCTCCAAGCCCGACATCCGCGACGCCGAGCAGGCCAAGGCCTACGTCACCAAGCTGCGTTCGATCCTGCGCTACCTCGGCACCTGCGACGGCGACATGGAGAAGGGCAGCCTGCGCGCCGACGTCAACGTCTCGGTGCGCCGCTACGGCGAGACCGCGTTCGGCACCCGCTGTGAAATCAAGAACATGAACTCGATCAACTTCATCGGCCAGGCGATCGAGTATGAGGCGCGGCGCCAGATCGAGATCATCGAGGACGGCGGCTCGATCGACCAGGAGACCCGGCTGTTCGACCCGAACAAGGGCGAGACACGCTCGATGCGCTCCAAGGAGGAGGCGCACGACTACCGTTACTTCCCCGATCCCGATCTGCTGCCGCTCGAATTCAGCCAGGCCTTCGTCGATGAACTCAAGGCGCAGCTGCCGGAGCTGCCGGACGAGAAGAAGTCCCGTTTTATTACGGGCTTCGGCCTGTCGCCCTATGATGCGAGCGTGCTGGTCGCCGAGCGCGAGAGCGCGGAGTTCTACGAGACGGTGCTCGCTCGTCTTGCCGACAAGGCGCGCGACGGCAAGCTCGCCGCCAACTGGGTGATCAACGAGCTGTTCGGCCGTCTCAACAAGGAGAGCGTTGCGATCGCAGCCTCGCCAGTGTCGGCGGAGCAACTCGCCGCGATCGTCGATCTGATCGGCGAGGGAACGATTTCCGGCAAGATCGCCAAGGACTTGTTCGAGATCGTCTGGCAGGAGGGCGGCGATCCGCGCGCGCTCGTCGAGACGCGCGGCATGAAGCAGGTGACCGACCTCGGCGCGATCGAGAAGGTGGTCGACGACATCATCGCGGCCAATCCCGACAAGGTCGAGCAGGCGAAGGCGAAGCCGCAACTGGTCGGCTGGTTCGTCGGTCAGGTGATGAAGTCGTCGGGCGGCAAGGCGAACCCGCAGGCGGTCAACGACCTCTTGAAGTCGAAGCTCGGCATCTGA
- a CDS encoding sulfite exporter TauE/SafE family protein: protein MDTPTSLLLLAAGGAGGIINALAGGATLITFPAMLAAGLPAVVANASNAVAISPGHLIAALADRGKLPPPTRRSVSFVAVSTIGGAAGAGILMLLPERLFVLPVPALIAFATLLFAFAPQIQAWTTGHQKAAALPSTGTSGAVLGLACVYGGFFGAGLGVILTAVLSITEPNDIRAIKALKNLLATCVSLAATLIFIMQGAVRWPETSAMLLGAMIGGYAGGYLIRILPAQIVRQFVIAAGVLMTAVYAARYWF from the coding sequence ATGGATACGCCGACAAGTCTTCTGCTGCTCGCGGCCGGCGGCGCGGGGGGCATCATCAACGCTTTGGCGGGCGGCGCGACGCTCATCACCTTTCCGGCGATGCTCGCCGCAGGCCTGCCGGCCGTCGTCGCCAATGCGTCGAATGCGGTAGCGATCTCGCCGGGGCATTTGATCGCAGCGCTCGCCGATCGTGGCAAGCTGCCACCGCCGACGCGGCGTAGCGTCAGCTTCGTCGCCGTCTCCACGATCGGCGGCGCGGCCGGCGCCGGCATCCTGATGCTGCTTCCCGAGCGGCTGTTCGTCCTGCCGGTGCCGGCCCTGATCGCGTTCGCAACGCTGCTGTTTGCCTTCGCGCCACAGATCCAGGCGTGGACCACCGGACATCAGAAAGCCGCAGCTCTGCCCTCGACCGGCACGAGCGGTGCTGTCCTGGGATTGGCGTGCGTCTATGGAGGGTTCTTCGGCGCCGGGCTCGGCGTCATCCTGACCGCGGTACTCTCGATCACGGAGCCCAACGACATCAGGGCGATCAAGGCGTTGAAGAACCTGCTGGCGACCTGCGTCTCGCTCGCCGCCACATTGATCTTCATCATGCAGGGAGCCGTACGGTGGCCGGAGACCTCGGCGATGCTGCTCGGCGCCATGATCGGCGGCTATGCCGGCGGCTACCTGATCCGGATCCTGCCGGCTCAGATCGTGCGGCAGTTCGTCATCGCCGCCGGGGTTCTGATGACCGCGGTCTACGCGGCGCGATACTGGTTCTAG
- a CDS encoding helix-turn-helix transcriptional regulator, which yields MTNAWNYRRTADDGIVELASWRGTGSLGLRPHFHDENQIVLVLAGSRAFRIDGATVTVPAGHAALIPAGMLHAPMPTLDEETICLNAYVPAARACSLLRIISIGDRWRSIDEISPEHILDIADDILSREPAGSTGCTDRTKLGTALTESIEPIGEIATSFGRSREGFSRMVRRELGVAPHTFRLLTRLNHARQLLRAGEPIAAVAADAGFSDQSHLTRLFRRTFGTTPGVYWRD from the coding sequence ATGACCAATGCCTGGAATTACCGGCGCACCGCCGACGACGGCATCGTCGAACTGGCATCGTGGCGCGGCACGGGCTCGCTCGGCCTCAGGCCGCACTTCCATGACGAGAACCAGATCGTGCTGGTGCTGGCGGGCTCGCGCGCCTTTCGCATCGACGGCGCGACCGTCACCGTGCCTGCGGGCCATGCCGCGCTGATCCCGGCGGGCATGCTGCATGCGCCGATGCCGACGCTGGACGAGGAAACGATTTGCCTGAATGCCTATGTTCCGGCTGCCCGCGCCTGTTCATTGCTCCGGATCATCAGCATCGGGGACCGCTGGCGAAGCATCGATGAGATATCGCCCGAACACATCCTCGATATCGCCGACGACATCCTGTCGCGCGAGCCGGCCGGTTCGACCGGATGCACCGACCGGACGAAGCTCGGCACTGCCTTGACGGAGAGCATCGAGCCAATCGGCGAGATTGCCACCAGCTTCGGGCGAAGCCGCGAAGGGTTCAGCCGCATGGTGAGGCGCGAGCTCGGCGTCGCGCCGCATACCTTCCGCCTCCTCACCCGGCTCAACCATGCCCGGCAGTTGCTGCGCGCCGGCGAGCCGATCGCAGCCGTTGCGGCGGATGCGGGCTTCTCCGACCAGAGCCACCTCACCCGCCTGTTCCGCCGCACCTTCGGCACGACGCCGGGCGTCTACTGGCGCGATTGA
- a CDS encoding MFS transporter — translation MRNAAMRAGYQPAKPFYGWYVVAAAFVVTFIGFGSAYTFSSFVESLQREFGASRGSVSLVFSFAGFLYFGLGIVSGPLADRWGARKLAGLGMALVGLGMVLAGQAQTILQVYAAYSIGIGAGVGCAYVPTLGAVQRWFVRRRGFASGLAVSGIGVGTLVMPPLATWLITSLGWRDAYVVLGVVAVVAGIGASLLIADDPRRYGTGPDGDPLETISGTPLRQGVSICAAIKTARFAGLYAACLISAFGVFVPFVHLVPFAVDHQVAPTLAVLLLGMIGVGSTAGRFFLGGIADRVGRDAFLVAMYLGMAVSLAIWAIAGSFWSLTIFALLFGVFYGGWVAILPAVVTDHFGGRNVGGIIGILYTSVAFGTLLGPSAAGFAFDVSHSYFIPVAISAAANLVAALIAVATMRAASPIASIAQR, via the coding sequence ATGAGGAATGCCGCCATGCGCGCAGGATATCAACCCGCAAAGCCGTTCTACGGCTGGTACGTCGTCGCGGCCGCCTTCGTCGTGACCTTCATCGGCTTCGGCAGCGCCTACACATTCTCGTCCTTTGTCGAGTCGTTGCAGCGGGAGTTCGGCGCCTCGCGCGGCTCGGTCTCGCTGGTGTTCTCATTCGCAGGCTTCCTGTATTTCGGTCTCGGCATCGTCTCCGGCCCGCTCGCCGATCGCTGGGGCGCACGCAAGCTCGCTGGCCTTGGCATGGCGCTGGTCGGTCTCGGCATGGTGCTGGCGGGACAGGCGCAGACCATTCTTCAGGTCTATGCCGCCTACAGCATCGGCATCGGCGCCGGCGTCGGCTGCGCCTATGTGCCGACCTTGGGCGCCGTGCAGCGCTGGTTCGTCAGGCGGCGCGGCTTTGCGTCGGGCCTCGCCGTCAGCGGGATCGGGGTCGGCACCCTGGTGATGCCGCCGCTCGCAACCTGGCTGATCACGAGCCTCGGCTGGCGCGATGCCTACGTCGTGCTGGGCGTCGTCGCCGTCGTCGCCGGGATCGGGGCATCGCTCCTGATCGCCGACGATCCGCGCCGCTACGGCACCGGACCGGACGGCGATCCGCTTGAGACGATTTCAGGCACGCCACTCCGCCAAGGCGTCTCGATCTGCGCCGCGATCAAGACCGCCCGCTTCGCCGGGCTCTATGCGGCCTGCCTGATCAGTGCGTTCGGGGTGTTCGTGCCGTTCGTGCACCTGGTGCCGTTCGCGGTCGACCATCAGGTGGCGCCGACGCTCGCCGTGCTGCTGCTCGGGATGATCGGCGTCGGCAGCACCGCCGGCCGGTTCTTCCTCGGCGGCATTGCCGACCGGGTCGGCCGCGATGCGTTCCTGGTCGCGATGTATCTCGGCATGGCCGTCTCGCTGGCGATCTGGGCGATCGCTGGCAGTTTCTGGTCGCTCACGATCTTCGCGCTGCTGTTCGGCGTGTTCTATGGCGGCTGGGTGGCGATCCTGCCTGCGGTGGTCACCGACCATTTCGGGGGCCGCAATGTCGGCGGCATCATCGGCATCCTCTACACCAGCGTCGCCTTTGGCACGCTGCTCGGTCCAAGCGCTGCCGGCTTCGCGTTCGACGTCAGCCACAGCTACTTCATCCCGGTTGCGATCAGCGCAGCCGCCAACCTCGTCGCCGCCTTGATCGCTGTCGCGACGATGCGAGCCGCCTCGCCGATCGCCTCGATCGCGCAGCGGTGA
- a CDS encoding PaaI family thioesterase, with amino-acid sequence MTDIPSKLALHEGGAGGHGGQRAERINASQAGSLPGLLDFHWLEAERGRVSGRFEITAKHFSPHGLLHGASLVALADTACGFGCLASLPDGATGFATGELKTNFIGTAREGGVSCEARLVHAGRTTQVWDAEVRSEASGKTIALFRCTQMLLYPPAKAGERAAQGERS; translated from the coding sequence ATGACTGACATCCCAAGCAAGCTCGCCCTGCACGAAGGCGGTGCAGGCGGCCATGGCGGCCAACGCGCCGAACGCATCAACGCGTCGCAAGCCGGCAGCCTGCCCGGCCTGCTGGACTTTCACTGGCTTGAAGCCGAACGCGGCCGCGTAAGCGGCCGCTTCGAGATCACAGCGAAGCACTTCTCGCCGCACGGGCTGTTGCACGGCGCAAGCCTCGTCGCGCTGGCGGATACCGCGTGCGGGTTCGGCTGCCTCGCCTCCTTGCCGGACGGCGCGACCGGCTTCGCCACCGGCGAATTGAAGACGAACTTCATCGGCACCGCGCGCGAAGGCGGCGTCAGCTGCGAGGCGCGCCTCGTTCACGCCGGCCGCACCACCCAGGTGTGGGATGCCGAGGTCCGCAGCGAAGCAAGCGGCAAGACGATCGCGCTGTTTCGCTGCACGCAGATGCTGCTCTATCCGCCGGCCAAGGCAGGCGAGCGCGCGGCACAAGGAGAACGATCATGA
- the gcvA gene encoding transcriptional regulator GcvA: MESRLPPLNALKAFESAARHLSVKLAAEELYVTPGAVSQMLKTLEAHLGVKLFERVPRGIYLTDAGRDYLPSIRNAFRQIADASRRVAASVDVGTLTVSVTPFFASAWLVPRMASFQSTHPEIDLQIVTSNTVVDFSRSGVDVAVRHGLGRYPGLRSDRVVTVEMVAVAAPSLVARFGRPASPADLAGWPQVHDADRKGWSLWFQANGIAEVRPPRGPSFDDSGLLLKAVLTGQGAGLLPAAMVANEIDSGELIQLLETAHLEEFAYYLVCPDNRQGLPKIAAFREWILGPVAQSALADR; encoded by the coding sequence ATGGAGAGCCGGCTTCCACCCCTGAACGCGCTCAAGGCGTTCGAGTCCGCCGCCCGCCATCTCTCGGTGAAGCTCGCGGCCGAGGAGCTGTACGTGACGCCCGGCGCGGTCAGCCAGATGCTCAAGACGCTGGAAGCCCATCTCGGCGTCAAACTGTTCGAGCGGGTGCCGCGCGGCATCTATCTCACCGACGCCGGGCGCGACTATCTGCCGTCGATCCGCAATGCGTTTCGCCAGATTGCGGATGCCTCGCGCCGCGTCGCGGCGTCTGTCGACGTCGGCACGCTGACGGTGAGCGTGACGCCGTTCTTCGCGTCGGCCTGGCTGGTGCCGCGCATGGCGTCGTTTCAGAGCACCCATCCCGAGATCGATCTGCAGATCGTCACCAGCAACACCGTGGTCGATTTCTCGCGCAGTGGCGTCGACGTCGCGGTGCGTCACGGGCTCGGCCGCTATCCGGGGCTGCGCAGCGACCGCGTCGTCACGGTCGAGATGGTGGCGGTGGCCGCGCCGTCGCTGGTTGCGCGTTTCGGGCGGCCGGCGTCTCCCGCAGATCTTGCGGGCTGGCCGCAGGTACACGACGCCGATCGCAAGGGCTGGAGCCTGTGGTTTCAGGCCAACGGCATTGCTGAAGTTCGTCCGCCGCGCGGCCCGTCGTTCGACGACAGCGGTCTCCTCTTGAAAGCCGTGCTGACCGGGCAGGGCGCGGGGCTTTTGCCGGCGGCGATGGTCGCAAATGAGATCGACAGCGGCGAGCTGATCCAGCTGCTCGAGACCGCGCACCTGGAGGAGTTCGCCTACTATCTCGTCTGCCCCGACAACCGGCAGGGGCTTCCGAAGATCGCGGCGTTCAGGGAATGGATATTGGGGCCCGTGGCGCAATCGGCGCTTGCGGACCGCTAG
- a CDS encoding helix-turn-helix domain-containing protein, producing MRDEGVLDELITRHLDYHATARPMAAMEIDYPSGASTGLHAHPRGQLLYAIEGVMIVRCAKGTWVVPPNRAVWLVADLAHEVRMCGAVKIRTVFVDASAAPNLPQTSCVFAVSPLLRELFVAAMGVPLDYAPATSDERLMRVLLDQLREIDVLPLHLPMPRDERLARVCAALVSRPDDASTAEQWARRLKLTSKTIHRLFARETGMTFGEWRQQARLLFALERLARGARVVDVALDAGYASQSAFTAMFRKHFGVPPNAFYR from the coding sequence ATGCGAGATGAAGGCGTGTTGGACGAGCTGATCACACGGCACCTCGATTACCACGCCACGGCTCGGCCGATGGCGGCGATGGAGATCGACTATCCGAGCGGCGCGTCGACCGGCCTGCATGCGCATCCGCGCGGCCAGCTGCTCTATGCGATCGAAGGCGTGATGATCGTGCGCTGCGCCAAAGGCACCTGGGTGGTGCCGCCCAATCGCGCGGTGTGGCTGGTCGCCGACCTCGCGCACGAGGTCCGGATGTGCGGCGCGGTCAAGATCCGTACCGTGTTCGTCGACGCCAGTGCCGCCCCCAACCTGCCGCAGACCAGCTGCGTGTTCGCGGTCTCGCCGCTGCTGCGCGAATTGTTCGTTGCCGCAATGGGTGTGCCGCTGGATTATGCGCCCGCGACCTCCGACGAGCGCCTGATGCGGGTGCTGCTCGACCAGCTGCGCGAAATCGACGTGCTGCCGCTGCATCTGCCGATGCCGCGCGACGAAAGGCTCGCGCGTGTCTGCGCGGCACTGGTGAGCCGCCCGGATGACGCCTCGACCGCCGAGCAGTGGGCGCGCCGCCTGAAGCTGACCTCGAAGACGATCCACCGCCTGTTCGCCAGGGAGACCGGCATGACGTTCGGCGAATGGCGGCAGCAGGCACGTCTGCTGTTCGCGCTCGAACGCCTCGCGCGCGGCGCGCGGGTGGTCGATGTCGCGCTCGATGCCGGCTATGCCAGCCAGAGCGCCTTCACCGCGATGTTCCGCAAGCATTTCGGCGTGCCGCCGAACGCGTTCTATCGGTAG
- a CDS encoding DMT family transporter, whose protein sequence is MLSKNAALLYPFVAIVLWAGNVIVSRLSAHTIGPQAITFYRLLVAVLLMSPFVARAAWRNRRAIWPHLGPLAILGFLAMCLFQSLSYLAAETTTATNMAVFTALTPLLTVALSAALLGEQPALGMVCGAPLSFAGLVYLVSGGDLSSLLQNGVHAGDALMLLAAIVYALYGVLLKRWNLPVSGWQSTYMQALCALAVMFPAFLATPVPLRQVNAETWPLIVYAGALASVVLPFLWIRGVALLGPNRCAIFMNLLPVLTAAAAIVMLGEPVRSFHVIGGGLALLGVACAQAFPRPLKTACDVR, encoded by the coding sequence ATGCTCAGCAAGAATGCTGCACTTCTCTATCCCTTCGTTGCCATCGTGCTGTGGGCCGGCAACGTCATCGTCTCGCGCCTCTCGGCCCACACGATCGGTCCGCAGGCGATCACCTTCTATCGCCTGCTGGTCGCGGTACTCCTGATGTCGCCGTTCGTGGCGCGCGCCGCCTGGCGCAATCGCCGCGCGATCTGGCCGCATCTCGGGCCGCTCGCGATCCTCGGCTTCCTGGCGATGTGCCTGTTCCAGAGCCTGTCGTATCTCGCGGCCGAGACTACCACCGCGACCAACATGGCCGTGTTCACCGCGCTGACGCCGCTATTGACGGTCGCGCTCAGCGCCGCGCTGCTCGGCGAGCAGCCGGCGCTGGGCATGGTCTGCGGCGCGCCGCTGTCGTTCGCGGGCCTCGTCTATCTCGTCAGCGGCGGGGATCTGTCGTCGCTGCTGCAGAACGGCGTCCATGCGGGCGACGCCTTGATGCTGCTGGCCGCGATCGTCTACGCGCTGTACGGCGTCCTGCTGAAGCGCTGGAATTTGCCGGTCAGCGGGTGGCAATCGACCTACATGCAGGCGCTGTGCGCGCTGGCTGTGATGTTTCCCGCATTCCTCGCGACGCCGGTGCCGTTGCGGCAGGTCAACGCCGAGACCTGGCCGCTGATCGTCTATGCCGGCGCGCTGGCATCGGTGGTGCTGCCGTTCCTGTGGATCCGCGGTGTGGCGCTGCTCGGCCCGAACCGCTGCGCGATCTTCATGAACCTGCTGCCGGTGCTGACGGCGGCGGCCGCGATCGTGATGCTGGGCGAGCCGGTCAGGTCCTTCCACGTCATCGGCGGCGGCCTCGCGCTGCTCGGCGTCGCCTGCGCACAGGCGTTTCCGCGGCCGCTGAAGACCGCGTGCGATGTGCGGTGA